Proteins encoded together in one Arvicanthis niloticus isolate mArvNil1 chromosome 7, mArvNil1.pat.X, whole genome shotgun sequence window:
- the Jchain gene encoding immunoglobulin J chain — protein MKTHLLLLGVLAIFVKAVLVTGDDEGTVLADNKCMCTRVTSRIIRSAEDPNEDIVERHIRIVVPLNNRENISDPDSPLRRNFVYHLSDVCKKCDPVEVELEDQVVTATQSNICNEDNGVPETCYMYDRNKCYTTIVPLRYRGEIKKVQAALTPDSCYPD, from the exons ATGAAGACCCACTTGCTTCTCTTGGGAGTTCTGGCCATTTTTGTTAAGGCTGTCCTTGTAACAG GTGACGATGAAGGCACCGTTCTTGCTGACAACAAATGCATGTGTACCCGAGTTACTTCTAGGATCATCCGTTCTGCCGAAGATCCTAATGAGGACATTGTGGAGAGACACATCCGAATTGT tgTCCCTTTGAACAACAGGGAGAATATCTCCGATCCCGACTCCCCACTGAGAAGGAACTTTGTATACCATTTGTCAGATGT cTGTAAGAAATGTGATCCTGTGGAAGTGGAGCTGGAAGATCAGGTTGTTACTGCCACCCAGAGCAATATCTGCAATGAAGACAATGGTGTTCCTGAGACCTGCTACATGTATGACAGGAACAAGTGCTACACCACTATAGTCCCACTTAGATATCGTGGTGAGATCAAAAAGGTGCAAGCAGCCTTGACCCCTGACTCTTGCTACCCTGACTAG